A single window of Halomicrobium zhouii DNA harbors:
- a CDS encoding GntP family permease, which translates to MVFVPLQAIEFAHSPLVTFIIGLVAVVFLLVVLDLPAFIGLIIAAFTVGVVNVVFVPDFAPSEAATAVAEAFGNGMAGIGIPILMAAVIGKSMLESGAAQRTVRGFQNVLGKGNSDVSLLGSSSVLAIPVFFDSVFYLMAPLARSMRARVGRDYALFIVVVGAGAATTHVFVPPTPGPLAVAARVESNLGMTILVGILTALPVAVVAGLVYGRWINGRLDIPLRDTMATTTEELQEVADRPTSRLPGVLESLAPILVAVLLIGAFTFVDTFQESIPALVSIQPVVAFLGDKNVALTIAALVAAYTFYRYSDMTQSEWTEELTEALKSGGNIAAITAAGGAFGAMLAASGIGDYIAGILAEVGIGLLVTAWLIAAIVRIAQGSATAAMLTAAGIMVPLTGQLTVHPAYLVMAIGAGGNIFSWYNDSGFWLVKEIGGLTQAETLKTWTVLTTIIAVTGLITTVIYSTLFPLA; encoded by the coding sequence ATGGTGTTCGTCCCATTACAGGCGATCGAGTTCGCGCACAGTCCGCTCGTGACGTTCATCATCGGACTCGTCGCGGTCGTCTTCTTGCTCGTTGTGCTGGACCTGCCAGCGTTCATCGGTCTGATAATCGCGGCGTTCACGGTCGGCGTCGTTAACGTCGTCTTCGTCCCCGACTTCGCCCCGTCCGAGGCGGCAACGGCCGTCGCCGAAGCCTTCGGCAACGGGATGGCCGGCATCGGGATACCGATCCTGATGGCGGCCGTCATCGGGAAGTCGATGCTCGAGAGCGGGGCCGCCCAGCGCACCGTCAGGGGGTTCCAGAACGTCCTCGGCAAGGGGAACTCCGACGTCTCGCTACTGGGAAGCAGTTCCGTCCTCGCCATCCCGGTGTTCTTCGACAGTGTGTTCTACCTGATGGCGCCGCTGGCGCGTTCGATGCGCGCCCGGGTCGGCCGCGACTACGCGCTGTTCATCGTCGTCGTCGGCGCCGGCGCCGCGACGACTCACGTGTTCGTCCCGCCGACGCCCGGCCCACTCGCCGTCGCCGCGAGGGTAGAGAGCAACCTGGGGATGACCATCCTCGTCGGGATCCTGACGGCCCTTCCCGTGGCCGTCGTCGCCGGCCTCGTCTACGGCCGGTGGATCAACGGCCGGCTGGACATCCCGCTCCGGGACACGATGGCGACGACGACCGAGGAACTCCAGGAAGTCGCCGACCGGCCGACCAGCCGGCTTCCGGGCGTCCTCGAATCGCTCGCGCCGATCCTGGTGGCAGTCCTGCTCATCGGCGCGTTCACCTTCGTCGACACGTTCCAGGAGTCGATTCCAGCGCTGGTGAGCATCCAACCGGTCGTCGCGTTCCTGGGCGACAAGAACGTCGCCCTCACCATCGCGGCGCTCGTGGCGGCGTACACGTTCTACCGGTACAGCGACATGACCCAGAGCGAGTGGACCGAAGAGCTGACCGAGGCGCTCAAGAGCGGTGGCAACATCGCCGCCATCACGGCCGCCGGTGGCGCGTTCGGCGCGATGCTGGCCGCCTCGGGCATCGGCGACTACATCGCGGGCATACTCGCGGAGGTCGGTATCGGCCTGCTGGTGACGGCGTGGCTCATCGCGGCCATCGTCCGGATCGCCCAGGGCTCGGCCACGGCAGCGATGCTGACGGCCGCGGGGATCATGGTGCCGCTGACCGGCCAGTTGACGGTCCACCCCGCCTACCTCGTCATGGCCATCGGCGCCGGTGGCAACATCTTCTCGTGGTACAACGACTCGGGGTTCTGGCTCGTCAAGGAGATCGGCGGCCTCACCCAGGCCGAGACGCTCAAGACCTGGACGGTCCTGACGACGATCATCGCCGTGACCGGGCTGATCACGACGGTGATCTACTCGACGCTGTTCCCGCTGGCCTGA
- a CDS encoding class I SAM-dependent methyltransferase — protein sequence MTDRAVQDPEAFYDEYGHEEWERLERSLHGRLEWEGTVEYLEGHLPDGGRVLDAGGGAGRYTVWLAEQGYDVALVDVSARTGPSSTCRPTC from the coding sequence ATGACCGATCGAGCGGTACAGGACCCCGAGGCGTTCTACGACGAGTACGGCCACGAGGAGTGGGAGCGACTCGAGCGGTCACTCCACGGTCGCCTGGAGTGGGAGGGGACCGTCGAGTACCTGGAGGGCCACCTGCCGGACGGCGGGCGCGTCCTCGACGCCGGCGGCGGCGCCGGTCGCTACACCGTGTGGCTCGCAGAGCAGGGGTACGACGTGGCGCTCGTCGACGTCAGCGCGAGGACCGGACCGTCGTCAACCTGTCGGCCCACGTGCTAG
- a CDS encoding DUF7521 family protein: MGSPPEFWAYLLSNALVLVLGGLLAGLSGAAYRRSGRRSLAVASAGFGLVTLGSVVEALYELGIRQSFALSERELLALHAVEGVVIACGLAVLFYSLRNY; encoded by the coding sequence ATGGGTAGCCCGCCGGAGTTCTGGGCGTACCTGCTGTCGAACGCCCTCGTGCTCGTCCTCGGCGGCCTCCTCGCTGGCCTGAGCGGGGCGGCCTACCGCCGGTCCGGTCGTCGGTCGCTCGCCGTCGCCAGCGCCGGGTTCGGCCTGGTGACGCTCGGCTCGGTCGTCGAGGCCCTGTACGAACTCGGGATCCGGCAGAGTTTCGCGCTCTCGGAGCGGGAGTTACTCGCCCTCCACGCCGTGGAGGGCGTGGTGATCGCCTGCGGGCTCGCGGTCCTGTTCTACTCGCTGCGGAACTACTGA
- a CDS encoding ArsR/SmtB family transcription factor, with translation MTNDWDPETLFDVLGSEEVRRILALADAEPMSASELADRLDASQPTVYRRVNVCEKYDLLAERSRVDGDGNHYKEYETTLQRICFEVEDGGFDVSISLRHDLVDRFGDFWSDLERGGRDG, from the coding sequence GTGACCAACGACTGGGACCCGGAGACGCTGTTCGACGTCCTCGGGAGCGAGGAGGTCCGGCGGATCCTCGCGCTCGCCGACGCCGAGCCCATGTCAGCCAGTGAACTCGCCGACCGACTGGACGCCTCGCAACCGACCGTTTACCGCCGGGTGAACGTCTGTGAGAAGTACGACCTACTCGCGGAGCGATCGCGCGTGGACGGCGACGGGAACCACTACAAGGAGTACGAGACCACTCTCCAGCGGATCTGCTTCGAGGTCGAGGACGGCGGGTTCGACGTGAGCATCTCGCTCCGACACGACCTCGTGGACCGCTTCGGTGACTTCTGGAGCGACCTGGAGCGAGGTGGCCGCGATGGGTAG
- a CDS encoding MATE family efflux transporter, translated as MFDVSREEIVGGSLRRVLLVLAGPLVVQNFALVAMEVVDLFWVGRLGGTAVAAVGLAAVVVGLLLVPFVMVFTGTQVVTSQRVGAEDLAAARRVPFTGAAVALVLAAAVAVAVLVGADDVVGLLTDDPAVAAGAASYLTAYAFALFTIAVSDTVEGGFTGWGDTRAALYVNLVAIAVNVVLDPLLILGMGPFPRLELFGAALATGIGYGVGAVFAVALAVRGRNGLRLTGAAIRPDLSAARAILEVGAPIAGQNAGRQLARLVVVAVVSAAGGAAGLAAYHIGSRVATVAFVPAQGLAQAATSVVGQNLGAERPFRARRATWLGVGFAAAALLVVGAGQWLFPVEIARVFVPDLSGTDLALAVAYLQILAYGYWALGAMYAVEAGFNGAGNTTVSMVSTLVQYWAVRVPIAAGGVYLLAADVRVVFWAVTISNVAAALWLTGYFAYSTRRGMLERAAGEGAAAAD; from the coding sequence ATGTTCGACGTCTCGCGCGAGGAGATCGTCGGCGGGTCACTCCGACGGGTCCTCCTGGTGCTGGCCGGCCCACTCGTGGTGCAGAACTTCGCGCTCGTGGCGATGGAGGTCGTCGACCTGTTCTGGGTCGGTCGCCTGGGCGGGACGGCCGTGGCAGCGGTCGGGCTCGCCGCCGTCGTCGTGGGCCTGTTGCTGGTGCCGTTCGTGATGGTGTTCACCGGGACGCAGGTCGTCACGTCCCAGCGCGTCGGCGCCGAGGACCTGGCCGCCGCGCGCAGAGTCCCGTTTACCGGAGCCGCCGTCGCGCTCGTCCTGGCCGCCGCCGTCGCCGTCGCCGTCCTAGTCGGGGCCGACGACGTCGTCGGTCTGCTGACGGACGACCCGGCCGTCGCGGCCGGCGCGGCGAGCTACCTGACCGCCTACGCGTTCGCGCTGTTCACCATCGCCGTGAGCGACACCGTCGAGGGCGGCTTCACCGGGTGGGGCGACACCAGGGCCGCGCTGTACGTGAACCTCGTCGCCATCGCCGTCAACGTCGTGCTGGACCCCCTGCTCATCCTCGGGATGGGTCCGTTCCCGCGCCTGGAACTGTTCGGCGCGGCGCTGGCGACGGGGATCGGTTACGGCGTCGGCGCCGTCTTCGCCGTCGCGCTGGCGGTCCGGGGCCGGAACGGTCTCCGACTGACGGGCGCGGCGATCCGCCCGGATCTGTCGGCCGCACGTGCGATTCTGGAGGTGGGCGCACCCATCGCCGGCCAGAACGCCGGTCGGCAGCTCGCCCGCCTCGTCGTCGTCGCCGTCGTCTCCGCCGCGGGCGGGGCCGCCGGTCTGGCGGCGTACCACATCGGCTCCCGCGTGGCGACCGTCGCGTTCGTCCCGGCCCAGGGGCTCGCACAGGCGGCGACCAGCGTCGTCGGCCAGAACCTCGGCGCCGAGCGGCCCTTCCGCGCGCGCCGGGCCACCTGGCTCGGCGTCGGCTTCGCCGCCGCCGCGCTCCTAGTCGTCGGGGCCGGCCAGTGGCTCTTCCCGGTCGAGATAGCGCGCGTCTTCGTTCCCGACCTCTCGGGGACGGACCTGGCGCTCGCAGTCGCGTACCTCCAGATACTCGCATACGGCTACTGGGCGCTGGGGGCGATGTACGCCGTCGAGGCCGGCTTCAACGGCGCCGGCAACACGACGGTCAGCATGGTGTCGACGCTGGTGCAGTACTGGGCGGTCCGCGTCCCCATCGCCGCCGGCGGGGTGTACCTGCTGGCCGCCGACGTCCGCGTCGTCTTCTGGGCCGTGACGATATCCAACGTCGCCGCGGCGCTGTGGTTGACGGGCTACTTCGCCTACTCGACCCGGCGCGGGATGCTCGAACGCGCCGCCGGCGAGGGGGCCGCCGCGGCGGACTGA
- a CDS encoding DEAD/DEAH box helicase yields MAGRADTETTVAVADVLPEYADAFPFDRFNEMQTEALPAFTDSEENVVVSAPTASGKTALAEIAICETLEAGGTALFLAPLRALTNEKESEWERFEDLGYSVYVVTGERDLNPRRAERADVLVMTPEKADSATRKHDSRRYGFITDVDCCIIDEVHLLDSDRRGSVLEVTISRMRRLCGPRVVALSATMRNVDDVAAWLDAPAETTFEFGDDYRPVPLDAGVKTYSHGENAFADKYRRLYRALDIAEPHIREEGQALVFVSSRQDTVQAAKKARDEIVERDVPMGARGEYDFHTDASDLNNDTLRQSVLDGVGFHHAGLSREDKNRVEQWFKEGKIQLLFSTSTLAWGVNLPARCVVIRDTKLHDPLEGEVDMSPLDVLQMLGRAGRPGYDDVGYAWIVCDRSDADKYRDLLRDGKDIESRLAEDMDSHLNAEIALGTLHDVEDVMDWLETTFYYQRAQSAPHEYVAGSDLRERVSETLRSLVDDGFVEMDDLSVEGTALGRLASKFYLRLETARGFADTAERADDGVDLAEDDVLRAVAAAAEFDSVSARSDEEDAVAAVLGSRADDLGPGPRKVLAILHSSMSGTTPTELKSDAWVIKQNALRMLAAFRAFLDRFAGPKAANLARRVEARVENGISESAVGLTAINGVGPGRASTLAAEGYRTPADVVDAGVSGLVSAGLGEGVADRVVTNARELPAVVVEWGDLPDSIASGERELHEVTVKSVAGSARAGIRVTINGHEMTAKPSYLGEATVPVAVFGADADELDLCVEVCFPELPLPLVEEHRTVRVE; encoded by the coding sequence GTGGCTGGTCGCGCCGACACGGAGACGACCGTCGCGGTGGCGGACGTCCTCCCAGAGTACGCCGACGCATTTCCCTTCGACCGCTTCAACGAGATGCAGACGGAGGCGCTCCCCGCGTTCACCGACTCCGAGGAGAACGTGGTGGTGAGCGCGCCGACCGCCAGCGGCAAGACCGCACTGGCCGAGATCGCGATCTGTGAGACGCTGGAAGCGGGCGGCACCGCCCTCTTTCTCGCCCCGCTGCGTGCCCTCACAAACGAGAAGGAGAGCGAGTGGGAACGCTTCGAGGATCTTGGCTACTCCGTCTACGTCGTCACCGGCGAACGCGACCTCAACCCCCGACGCGCCGAACGTGCCGACGTGCTGGTGATGACGCCCGAGAAGGCCGACTCCGCGACCCGCAAGCACGATTCCCGGCGCTACGGCTTCATCACCGACGTCGACTGCTGTATCATCGACGAGGTGCACCTGCTCGATTCGGACCGACGAGGGTCGGTCCTCGAAGTGACCATCTCCCGGATGCGCCGTCTCTGCGGCCCGCGCGTCGTGGCCCTCTCGGCGACGATGCGCAACGTCGACGACGTGGCCGCGTGGCTCGACGCGCCCGCCGAGACCACCTTCGAGTTCGGTGACGACTACCGGCCGGTGCCCCTCGACGCCGGCGTCAAGACCTACTCCCACGGCGAGAACGCCTTCGCCGACAAGTACCGCCGCCTCTACCGCGCGCTCGACATCGCCGAACCGCACATCCGCGAGGAGGGTCAGGCCCTCGTCTTCGTCTCCTCGCGCCAGGACACCGTCCAGGCCGCCAAGAAGGCCAGAGACGAGATCGTCGAGCGGGACGTCCCGATGGGCGCGCGCGGCGAGTACGATTTCCATACCGACGCCAGCGACCTGAACAACGACACGCTGCGACAATCCGTGCTCGACGGGGTGGGCTTCCACCACGCAGGGCTCTCGCGGGAGGACAAGAACCGCGTCGAACAGTGGTTCAAAGAGGGCAAAATTCAGCTCCTCTTCTCCACCTCCACGCTCGCGTGGGGGGTCAACCTCCCCGCCCGCTGCGTCGTCATCCGCGACACGAAGCTCCACGACCCCCTGGAGGGCGAGGTGGACATGAGTCCCCTCGACGTCCTCCAGATGCTCGGGCGGGCCGGCCGGCCGGGCTACGACGACGTGGGCTACGCCTGGATCGTCTGCGACCGCTCGGACGCGGACAAGTACCGCGACCTCCTCCGGGACGGGAAGGACATCGAGTCCCGCCTCGCCGAGGACATGGACTCCCACCTCAACGCCGAGATAGCGCTCGGCACCCTGCACGACGTCGAGGACGTGATGGACTGGCTCGAGACCACCTTCTATTACCAGCGCGCCCAGAGCGCGCCCCACGAGTACGTCGCCGGGAGCGACCTCCGCGAGCGCGTCAGCGAGACGCTCCGCTCGCTCGTCGACGACGGCTTCGTCGAGATGGACGACCTCTCGGTGGAGGGCACCGCCCTCGGCCGCCTGGCCTCGAAGTTCTACCTCCGCCTGGAGACCGCCCGCGGCTTCGCCGACACGGCCGAGCGGGCCGACGACGGCGTCGACCTGGCCGAGGACGACGTCCTCCGGGCGGTGGCCGCCGCCGCCGAGTTCGACAGCGTCAGCGCCCGCTCCGACGAGGAGGACGCCGTCGCCGCAGTGCTTGGCTCCCGGGCCGACGACCTGGGCCCGGGCCCGCGCAAGGTGCTGGCCATCCTCCACTCCTCGATGTCCGGCACCACCCCGACCGAACTCAAGAGCGACGCCTGGGTGATCAAGCAGAACGCCCTGCGCATGCTCGCCGCGTTCCGCGCGTTCCTCGACCGCTTCGCCGGCCCGAAGGCCGCGAACCTCGCGCGCCGCGTCGAGGCCCGCGTCGAGAACGGCATCAGCGAGAGCGCCGTCGGCCTCACCGCCATCAACGGCGTCGGCCCCGGCCGCGCCAGCACGCTCGCCGCCGAGGGGTACCGGACGCCCGCCGACGTCGTCGACGCGGGCGTCTCCGGCCTCGTCTCGGCCGGCCTGGGCGAGGGCGTCGCCGACCGCGTCGTCACGAACGCCCGCGAACTCCCCGCCGTCGTCGTCGAGTGGGGCGACCTGCCCGATTCGATCGCCAGCGGCGAGCGGGAACTCCACGAGGTGACGGTGAAGTCCGTCGCGGGCAGCGCCCGCGCGGGCATCCGCGTCACCATCAACGGCCACGAGATGACGGCCAAGCCCTCGTACCTGGGCGAGGCCACGGTCCCCGTCGCCGTCTTCGGCGCCGACGCCGACGAACTGGATCTGTGCGTCGAGGTGTGTTTCCCCGAACTGCCGCTGCCGCTGGTCGAGGAACACCGGACCGTCCGCGTCGAATAG